In Spodoptera frugiperda isolate SF20-4 chromosome 12, AGI-APGP_CSIRO_Sfru_2.0, whole genome shotgun sequence, a single window of DNA contains:
- the LOC118262443 gene encoding probable nucleoporin Nup54 isoform X1: MAFSFGTPSTQTSTFGAAAKPTFSFGGATTTTTSSGFGGFGNTSTSTGFGGFGATATSTATPFGGLGTTPASTAPSLFGGTGFGTTAAKPATGFGNTSFGTSTFGTTPAFGQSTFGSTAPTFGTNTLGSNTFGAPFGGGTNTFGSGFGAKPGTGFAGFGNLGATPQFGQQQQAQQQQQQQQAQGPTSAHEALVAAVFNCCVFGDERDQVLAKWNLIQAQWGTGQAYYSRNAPPLELNEQNPLCRFKAVGYSRLGGREDKDGHVAMLFNKPEQEIKTNQQALTTSLQGLMGNKPNLAVTIECVKAVSDNKTQVVIYVVDKGAGNTHISASELSNFLNAGAARNALNGAGCTTVSPVTAPSPQMLAQYLQTAPPGMDMRLWKQAQADNPDPENYIPVPIIGFSEIKFRSRCQSEQAKLQAQWLQRAAAELAELRTRRAAATARLAQLAARLHARRHTLLQVVARREVMGRVGAALSPEEEAARARLHELTSQLAAPPLYNGRLNELLCAVRLQRSASAGASHERYHLDPGAQEDVKQFLSLQQKGMAHLLDTARKDLAALGTIAEGMSRLVRA; the protein is encoded by the exons aTGGCTTTTTCATTCGGAACACCTAGTACTCAAACTTCAACCTTCGGGGCTGCAGCAAAAC CCACATTTTCATTTGGCGGTGCTACCACAACAACAACCAGCTCTGGTTTTGGTGGGTTTGGAAATACATCCACTTCAACAGGTTTTGGTGGATTCGGTGCAACAGCAACTAGTACAG CTACACCATTTGGTGGGTTAGGAACTACACCTGCATCTACTGCCCCATCCCTGTTTGGTGGGACAGGTTTTGGCACAACTGCTGCTAAACCAGCTACAG GTTTTGGGAATACTTCATTTGGTACAAGCACATTTGGCACCACACCAGCATTTGGTCAATCCACATTTGGAAGCACTGCACCAACATTTGGCACCAATACCCTTGGCTCCAATACCTTTGGCGCACCATTTGGCGGTGGTACCAACACATTTGGTTCAGGGTTTGGAGCTAAGCCGGGAACTGGATTTGCTGGATTCGGTAACCTCGGAGCAACACCACAGTTTGGACag CAGCAACAAGCGCAACAGcagcaacaacagcaacagGCTCAGGGTCCTACATCAGCTCACGAGGCGCTTGTGGCCGCCGTCTTCAATTGCTGTGTGTTCGGAGATGAGAGGGACCAAGTGCTGGCCAAGTGGAATCTTATACAGGCACAGTGGGGCACTG gTCAAGCCTACTACAGCCGTAACGCGCCTCCATTAGAGCTGAACGAACAGAATCCGCTATGCAGGTTCAAGGCAGTAGGATACTCCCGACTCGGCGGCCGCGAGGATAAGGACGGTCACGTCGCCATGCTGTTCAACAAACCTGAACAGGAGATCaa AACTAATCAGCAGGCCCTGACTACATCTCTGCAAGGTTTAATGGGAAACAAACCTAATTTAGCCGTCACTATAGAATGTGTTAAGGCTGTCTCTGATAACAAAACTCAG gTTGTAATATACGTAGTGGATAAAGGGGCAGGCAACACGCATATATCGGCGTCCGAGCTGAGTAACTTTTTAAACGCGGGCGCGGCTCGCAACGCGTTGAACGGCGCGGGATGTACTACCGTGTCGCCGGTCACTGCGCCCTCGCCGCAAATGTTGGCGCAGTACTTACAAACTGCACCGCCTG GAATGGACATGAGACTTTGGAAGCAAGCGCAGGCTGACAATCCAGACCCTGAAAACTACATTCCTGTGCCCATAATTGGGTTTTCTGAG ATAAAGTTCCGCAGCCGCTGCCAGTCGGAGCAGGCCAAGCTGCAGGCGCAGTGGCTGCAGCGCGCCGCGGCCGAGCTGGCCGAGCTGCgcacgcgccgcgccgccgccaccgccagGCTGGCGCAGCTCGCCGCCCGGCTACATGCTCGCCGACATACTCTGCTACAG GTGGTAGCTCGGCGCGAGGTGATGGGTCGCGTGGGCGCGGCGTTGTCCCCCGAGGAGGAGGCGGCGCGGGCGAGGCTACACGAACTTACGTCACAACTTGCTGCAccaccgctatacaat ggtCGTCTGAACGAGCTGTTATGTGCGGTACGACTGCAACGCAGCGCAAGCGCAGGCGCGTCGCATGAGCGGTACCATCTGGATCCTG GTGCACAAGAAGACGTGAAGCAGTTCTTGTCTCTACAGCAGAAGGGAATGGCTCATCTACTGGACACCGCCCGTAAGGACCTGGCGGCTCTCGGGACTATTGCTGAAGGCATGTCGCGACTAGTACGAGcctaa
- the LOC118262443 gene encoding probable nucleoporin Nup54 isoform X2: protein MAFSFGTPSTQTSTFGAAAKPTFSFGGATTTTTSSGFGGFGNTSTSTGFGGFGATATSTATPFGGLGTTPASTAPSLFGGTGFGTTAAKPATGFGNTSFGTSTFGTTPAFGQSTFGSTAPTFGTNTLGSNTFGAPFGGGTNTFGSGFGAKPGTGFAGFGNLGATPQFGQQQAQQQQQQQQAQGPTSAHEALVAAVFNCCVFGDERDQVLAKWNLIQAQWGTGQAYYSRNAPPLELNEQNPLCRFKAVGYSRLGGREDKDGHVAMLFNKPEQEIKTNQQALTTSLQGLMGNKPNLAVTIECVKAVSDNKTQVVIYVVDKGAGNTHISASELSNFLNAGAARNALNGAGCTTVSPVTAPSPQMLAQYLQTAPPGMDMRLWKQAQADNPDPENYIPVPIIGFSEIKFRSRCQSEQAKLQAQWLQRAAAELAELRTRRAAATARLAQLAARLHARRHTLLQVVARREVMGRVGAALSPEEEAARARLHELTSQLAAPPLYNGRLNELLCAVRLQRSASAGASHERYHLDPGAQEDVKQFLSLQQKGMAHLLDTARKDLAALGTIAEGMSRLVRA from the exons aTGGCTTTTTCATTCGGAACACCTAGTACTCAAACTTCAACCTTCGGGGCTGCAGCAAAAC CCACATTTTCATTTGGCGGTGCTACCACAACAACAACCAGCTCTGGTTTTGGTGGGTTTGGAAATACATCCACTTCAACAGGTTTTGGTGGATTCGGTGCAACAGCAACTAGTACAG CTACACCATTTGGTGGGTTAGGAACTACACCTGCATCTACTGCCCCATCCCTGTTTGGTGGGACAGGTTTTGGCACAACTGCTGCTAAACCAGCTACAG GTTTTGGGAATACTTCATTTGGTACAAGCACATTTGGCACCACACCAGCATTTGGTCAATCCACATTTGGAAGCACTGCACCAACATTTGGCACCAATACCCTTGGCTCCAATACCTTTGGCGCACCATTTGGCGGTGGTACCAACACATTTGGTTCAGGGTTTGGAGCTAAGCCGGGAACTGGATTTGCTGGATTCGGTAACCTCGGAGCAACACCACAGTTTGGACag CAACAAGCGCAACAGcagcaacaacagcaacagGCTCAGGGTCCTACATCAGCTCACGAGGCGCTTGTGGCCGCCGTCTTCAATTGCTGTGTGTTCGGAGATGAGAGGGACCAAGTGCTGGCCAAGTGGAATCTTATACAGGCACAGTGGGGCACTG gTCAAGCCTACTACAGCCGTAACGCGCCTCCATTAGAGCTGAACGAACAGAATCCGCTATGCAGGTTCAAGGCAGTAGGATACTCCCGACTCGGCGGCCGCGAGGATAAGGACGGTCACGTCGCCATGCTGTTCAACAAACCTGAACAGGAGATCaa AACTAATCAGCAGGCCCTGACTACATCTCTGCAAGGTTTAATGGGAAACAAACCTAATTTAGCCGTCACTATAGAATGTGTTAAGGCTGTCTCTGATAACAAAACTCAG gTTGTAATATACGTAGTGGATAAAGGGGCAGGCAACACGCATATATCGGCGTCCGAGCTGAGTAACTTTTTAAACGCGGGCGCGGCTCGCAACGCGTTGAACGGCGCGGGATGTACTACCGTGTCGCCGGTCACTGCGCCCTCGCCGCAAATGTTGGCGCAGTACTTACAAACTGCACCGCCTG GAATGGACATGAGACTTTGGAAGCAAGCGCAGGCTGACAATCCAGACCCTGAAAACTACATTCCTGTGCCCATAATTGGGTTTTCTGAG ATAAAGTTCCGCAGCCGCTGCCAGTCGGAGCAGGCCAAGCTGCAGGCGCAGTGGCTGCAGCGCGCCGCGGCCGAGCTGGCCGAGCTGCgcacgcgccgcgccgccgccaccgccagGCTGGCGCAGCTCGCCGCCCGGCTACATGCTCGCCGACATACTCTGCTACAG GTGGTAGCTCGGCGCGAGGTGATGGGTCGCGTGGGCGCGGCGTTGTCCCCCGAGGAGGAGGCGGCGCGGGCGAGGCTACACGAACTTACGTCACAACTTGCTGCAccaccgctatacaat ggtCGTCTGAACGAGCTGTTATGTGCGGTACGACTGCAACGCAGCGCAAGCGCAGGCGCGTCGCATGAGCGGTACCATCTGGATCCTG GTGCACAAGAAGACGTGAAGCAGTTCTTGTCTCTACAGCAGAAGGGAATGGCTCATCTACTGGACACCGCCCGTAAGGACCTGGCGGCTCTCGGGACTATTGCTGAAGGCATGTCGCGACTAGTACGAGcctaa